In Arsenicicoccus dermatophilus, a genomic segment contains:
- a CDS encoding glycosyltransferase family 4 protein, giving the protein MRIAIVTESFLPSLNGVTTSVCRVLDRLRETGHDAVVIAPSPAPETYAGFPVRAVTSIPVRQFQVGLPTGEIEAILRGFHPDVVHVASPFVLGARGLTAADRLGIPCVAIYQTDMASYLEQHGNVAGAATGRAAAKAAWRWIRRIHSLADLTLAPSSAALRDIEDHGVPRTGLWGRGVDTALFRPEWRDDAVSRSLRRSLAPDGQVILGYVGRLAPEKEVDRLVACAQIPGTRIVVVGDGPSRPVLDETLSEAVACSPGRPNLPPVFLGRRAGDDLARAYAAFDVFVHTGTRETFGQTLQEAAATRLPVVAPAMGGPLDLVDHGRTGLLFDPGSATDLADCVRRLVGSEQERDAMGAAALARVSQRSWAALVDQLVGHYATAIARRRSHAA; this is encoded by the coding sequence GTGCGGATCGCGATCGTCACGGAGTCCTTCCTCCCCTCGCTCAACGGGGTGACCACGAGCGTGTGCCGGGTGCTGGACCGACTGCGCGAGACCGGGCACGACGCCGTCGTCATCGCTCCCTCGCCCGCGCCCGAGACCTATGCCGGCTTCCCGGTGCGGGCCGTGACCAGCATCCCGGTGCGGCAGTTCCAGGTGGGCCTGCCGACGGGCGAGATCGAGGCGATCCTGCGCGGCTTCCACCCCGACGTGGTGCACGTGGCGAGCCCCTTCGTGCTGGGGGCGCGCGGCCTGACCGCCGCCGACCGCCTGGGCATCCCCTGCGTCGCGATCTACCAGACCGACATGGCGTCCTACCTCGAGCAGCACGGCAACGTCGCCGGCGCCGCCACGGGACGGGCCGCCGCCAAGGCCGCCTGGCGCTGGATCCGGCGCATCCACTCCCTGGCCGACCTCACCCTCGCCCCCAGCTCCGCGGCCCTGCGCGACATCGAGGACCACGGCGTGCCCCGCACCGGGCTGTGGGGCCGCGGGGTGGACACCGCGCTGTTCCGCCCCGAGTGGCGCGACGACGCCGTCTCCCGCTCGCTGCGGCGGTCGCTGGCACCCGACGGCCAGGTCATTCTGGGGTATGTCGGCCGGCTGGCGCCGGAGAAGGAGGTGGACCGCCTCGTCGCGTGCGCCCAGATCCCGGGCACCCGCATCGTGGTCGTCGGCGACGGCCCGTCGCGCCCCGTCCTCGACGAGACCCTCTCCGAGGCCGTGGCCTGCTCGCCCGGGCGCCCCAACCTGCCGCCGGTCTTCCTGGGGCGCCGCGCGGGAGACGACCTGGCCCGGGCCTACGCGGCGTTCGACGTCTTCGTCCACACGGGCACGCGCGAGACCTTCGGGCAGACCCTGCAGGAGGCCGCGGCGACCCGCCTGCCGGTGGTCGCCCCCGCCATGGGTGGCCCCCTGGACCTGGTCGACCACGGTCGCACGGGCCTGCTCTTCGACCCGGGCTCGGCCACCGACCTGGCCGACTGCGTGCGCCGGCTCGTCGGCTCCGAGCAGGAGCGCGACGCGATGGGAGCGGCCGCCCTCGCCCGGGTGTCGCAGCGCTCCTGGGCCGCACTGGTGGACCAGCTCGTGGGGCACTACGCCACCGCGATCGCGCGTCGCCGCAGCCACGCCGCCTGA